One genomic segment of Halomarina pelagica includes these proteins:
- a CDS encoding glycoside hydrolase family 2 protein, with the protein MNELDRTRERTDAQSYRTERSMNGPWEFALDPDDEGRRDGWYGPDADWPETTTVDVPHAWQEREEYLEYTGVAWYRRRIEVSEVGGDERVALRFGAVDYEATVWVDGEEVGTHRGGYLPFEFDVTDESGGGESTVVVRVEDPEDVSEIPHGKQGAPWYTRVSGIWGDVSLRTRPGTRTTSARVTPNLETDAAEVELAVEIADGRRDVTAVVAAATDGETVAEATTELDADGSARVELDIDDPVYWTPETPHLYDLTVRLRADGETVDRYEDYFGMRSFETTGDRFLLNGEPIRLRGALDQGYYPGTLYRPFEDDLFEREIRIAKELGFNLLRKHIKPAHPDFVEAADRLGILVWEEPANPTVCTERSKREVREQLRGFVERDYNSPSVVLWSLYNEEWGIGNPQGLDEETSLWTDEEKQAYLVELYETVREWDPTRPVCDNSGWAHVATDVNDYHRYFVSPDRADAWADDLDHVLTHPADNYAATETDPSEAPIVVSEFGTWGLCDVDALRERYGGEPPWFDHEFFDDPIKRPAGVDERYEDSHLSTVFDGFEDLASVWQEREFVSVADVIGQMRTREDVAGYVITEFSDIEWEFNGLLDYHREEKAFCDAFAAVNGPVMVRLEPHARSAWSGEDVPVDVVVVNDAADPIDADLSWEAFGRSGTVAVTADPASVTRIDEAFAVTADVTGVASDELTVSLETPAGEVTSTERLWVAEREFDGDGVAAFVRGAISPQMAAADNGVDVQHDLDGDVDVAIVTELDDSVRAFAEEGGAVLLVPDADGSMTDGSPFEFRELPATESWNLVSSLLYGDSALVADLTVDRRLGWAFDGLYPYAVATDLEATDEVHVGYVEGWLVNEATPLATRDLGAGTITACTFRLADGYGDHPTATVLMNDLLETIVRE; encoded by the coding sequence ATGAACGAACTAGATCGAACCCGGGAACGGACAGACGCACAGTCGTATCGAACCGAACGATCGATGAACGGACCGTGGGAGTTCGCGCTCGACCCCGACGACGAGGGGCGTCGCGACGGCTGGTACGGGCCGGACGCTGACTGGCCCGAGACGACGACCGTGGACGTACCGCACGCGTGGCAGGAGCGGGAGGAGTACCTCGAGTACACGGGCGTCGCGTGGTACCGCCGCCGGATCGAGGTCTCCGAGGTCGGGGGTGACGAACGCGTCGCGCTCCGGTTCGGGGCGGTCGACTACGAGGCGACCGTCTGGGTCGACGGCGAGGAGGTGGGGACGCACCGCGGCGGCTACCTCCCGTTCGAGTTCGACGTCACGGACGAGTCCGGCGGGGGCGAGAGCACCGTCGTCGTGCGTGTCGAGGACCCCGAGGACGTCTCTGAGATCCCGCACGGCAAACAGGGCGCTCCCTGGTACACCCGCGTGAGCGGTATCTGGGGGGACGTCTCGCTCCGGACGCGGCCCGGGACGCGGACGACGAGCGCGCGCGTCACGCCGAACCTCGAGACGGACGCGGCGGAAGTCGAGCTAGCGGTCGAGATCGCGGACGGGCGACGGGACGTGACGGCTGTCGTCGCCGCCGCGACCGACGGAGAGACCGTCGCCGAGGCGACGACCGAACTCGACGCCGACGGCTCGGCGCGCGTCGAACTCGACATCGACGATCCGGTCTACTGGACGCCCGAGACCCCGCACCTCTACGACCTCACGGTCCGCCTCCGCGCCGACGGCGAGACCGTCGACCGCTACGAGGACTACTTCGGCATGCGGAGCTTCGAGACGACCGGGGACCGGTTCCTCCTCAACGGCGAGCCGATACGGCTCCGCGGCGCGCTCGACCAGGGCTACTACCCCGGGACGCTCTATCGTCCCTTCGAGGACGACCTCTTCGAGCGCGAGATCCGGATCGCGAAGGAACTCGGGTTCAACCTGCTCCGAAAGCACATCAAGCCCGCGCACCCCGACTTCGTCGAGGCGGCCGACAGGCTCGGCATCCTCGTCTGGGAGGAACCGGCGAACCCGACGGTCTGCACGGAGCGCTCGAAGCGGGAGGTCCGCGAGCAACTGCGAGGGTTCGTCGAGCGCGACTACAACTCCCCGAGCGTGGTTCTCTGGAGCCTCTACAACGAGGAGTGGGGGATCGGGAACCCGCAGGGTCTCGACGAGGAGACGAGCCTCTGGACCGACGAGGAGAAACAGGCGTACCTCGTGGAGCTGTACGAGACCGTCCGCGAGTGGGACCCGACGCGTCCCGTCTGCGACAACTCCGGGTGGGCGCACGTCGCCACCGACGTCAACGACTACCACCGGTACTTCGTCAGCCCCGACCGCGCGGACGCGTGGGCGGACGACCTCGACCACGTCCTCACCCACCCGGCGGACAACTACGCCGCGACCGAGACCGACCCGTCGGAGGCGCCGATCGTCGTCTCCGAGTTCGGCACGTGGGGGTTGTGCGACGTCGACGCGCTCAGGGAGCGGTACGGCGGCGAGCCGCCGTGGTTCGACCACGAGTTCTTCGACGACCCCATCAAGCGCCCCGCGGGGGTGGACGAGCGCTACGAGGACTCCCACCTCTCGACGGTCTTCGACGGATTCGAGGACCTCGCGTCCGTCTGGCAGGAGCGGGAGTTCGTCTCCGTGGCCGACGTCATCGGACAGATGAGAACCCGCGAGGACGTCGCGGGCTACGTCATCACCGAGTTCTCGGACATCGAGTGGGAGTTCAACGGGCTACTCGACTACCACCGCGAGGAGAAGGCGTTCTGTGATGCGTTCGCCGCGGTGAACGGGCCGGTGATGGTCCGGCTCGAACCGCACGCGCGCTCGGCCTGGAGCGGGGAGGACGTCCCGGTCGACGTCGTCGTGGTCAACGACGCCGCCGACCCGATCGACGCCGACCTCTCGTGGGAGGCGTTCGGCCGGTCCGGGACCGTCGCGGTCACCGCCGATCCCGCGAGCGTGACGCGCATCGACGAGGCGTTCGCCGTCACCGCGGACGTGACCGGCGTCGCGTCGGACGAGCTGACGGTCTCGCTCGAAACGCCCGCCGGAGAGGTTACCTCGACCGAGCGACTCTGGGTCGCCGAGCGCGAGTTCGACGGCGACGGCGTCGCGGCGTTCGTCCGCGGCGCGATAAGCCCGCAGATGGCGGCCGCGGACAACGGCGTCGACGTTCAGCACGACCTCGACGGGGACGTCGACGTCGCCATCGTCACGGAGCTGGACGACTCCGTCCGGGCGTTCGCCGAGGAGGGCGGCGCGGTCCTCCTCGTCCCCGACGCCGACGGCTCGATGACCGACGGGAGCCCCTTCGAGTTCCGCGAGCTTCCGGCCACGGAGAGCTGGAACCTCGTCTCGTCGCTGCTCTACGGCGACTCGGCGCTGGTGGCCGATCTGACCGTCGACCGCCGTCTCGGATGGGCGTTCGACGGACTCTACCCCTACGCGGTCGCGACGGATCTCGAGGCGACCGACGAGGTACACGTGGGATACGTCGAGGGCTGGCTCGTCAACGAGGCGACGCCGCTCGCGACGCGCGACCTGGGGGCCGGAACGATCACCGCCTGCACGTTCCGACTCGCCGACGGCTACGGCGACCACCCGACGGCAACGGTACTTATGAACGACCTCCTCGAAACCATCGTACGCGAATGA
- the dgoD gene encoding galactonate dehydratase: protein MRITDYELYAVPPRWLFLRLETSDGRVGWGEPVVEGRARTVRAAVEELMDTYLLGEDPMPIEDHWQTMYRGGFYRGGPILMSAIAGIDQALWDLKGKAFDAPIYELLGGRARDRVRVYQWIGGDRPADVGRAAAEKVEEGFTALKMNATPELRRVDTPAAVGATVDRLGAVREAVGPAVDVGVDFHGRVSKPMAKRLASALEPHEPFFIEEPLLPEHTDALPEIAAHTSTPIATGERLYSRWDFKEVFEQGVVDVIQPDLSHAGGITEVKKIAAMAEAYDVAMAPHCPLGPIALAACVQVDACSPNVLIQEQSLDIHYNEGGDVLDYLADPNVFEYEDGYVRLPDGPGLGIEIDEDYVRERAGAVDWHNPVWRHDDGSVAEW, encoded by the coding sequence ATGAGAATCACCGACTACGAACTCTACGCCGTCCCGCCGCGGTGGCTGTTCCTGCGCCTCGAGACGAGCGACGGCCGCGTGGGCTGGGGCGAGCCGGTCGTCGAGGGCCGCGCGCGCACCGTCCGCGCCGCCGTCGAAGAACTGATGGACACCTACCTGCTGGGCGAGGATCCGATGCCCATCGAGGACCACTGGCAGACGATGTACCGCGGAGGGTTCTACCGCGGCGGCCCCATCCTCATGAGCGCCATCGCCGGCATCGACCAGGCACTCTGGGACCTCAAGGGCAAGGCGTTCGACGCGCCGATCTACGAGTTGCTCGGCGGTCGGGCGCGCGACCGCGTCCGCGTCTACCAGTGGATCGGCGGTGACCGACCGGCGGACGTGGGTCGAGCCGCCGCCGAGAAGGTCGAGGAGGGGTTCACCGCGCTGAAGATGAACGCCACGCCGGAACTCCGCCGCGTCGATACCCCGGCCGCGGTGGGAGCGACGGTCGACCGTCTAGGGGCGGTCCGGGAGGCGGTGGGGCCGGCGGTGGACGTGGGAGTGGACTTCCACGGGCGGGTGTCGAAACCGATGGCCAAGCGGCTGGCGAGCGCGCTCGAACCGCACGAACCCTTCTTCATCGAAGAACCCCTCCTTCCGGAGCACACCGACGCGCTCCCCGAGATCGCCGCCCACACCTCGACGCCGATCGCCACCGGCGAACGCCTCTACTCGCGCTGGGACTTCAAGGAGGTCTTCGAACAGGGCGTCGTGGACGTGATCCAACCCGACCTCTCGCATGCTGGGGGGATCACGGAGGTGAAGAAGATCGCGGCGATGGCCGAAGCCTACGACGTGGCGATGGCCCCGCACTGCCCGCTCGGACCGATCGCACTCGCCGCGTGCGTGCAGGTCGACGCGTGTTCGCCGAACGTGCTCATCCAGGAGCAGAGCCTCGACATTCACTACAACGAGGGCGGCGACGTCCTCGACTACCTCGCGGATCCGAACGTCTTCGAGTACGAGGACGGCTACGTCCGCCTGCCCGACGGTCCGGGGCTAGGCATCGAGATCGACGAGGACTACGTGCGTGAGCGGGCGGGGGCGGTCGACTGGCACAATCCCGTCTGGCGACACGACGACGGCAGCGTCGCGGAGTGGTAG
- a CDS encoding family 43 glycosylhydrolase — MLGPYRNEYGRDVIDSHGRLVVDDSEQFAAPGHNSVATDDAGNRWLLYHAYERDEPASLPSGAPRRPMMLDPLRWKNGWPIVDGTFPSVKEKVPIVHER, encoded by the coding sequence CTGCTCGGTCCCTACCGCAACGAGTACGGCCGGGACGTGATCGACTCGCACGGTCGGCTCGTCGTCGACGACAGCGAGCAATTCGCCGCCCCTGGGCACAACTCGGTCGCCACCGACGACGCGGGAAACCGCTGGCTCCTGTATCACGCCTACGAGCGCGACGAACCCGCCTCCCTGCCCAGCGGCGCACCCCGACGGCCGATGATGCTCGATCCGCTACGCTGGAAGAACGGGTGGCCGATCGTCGACGGGACGTTCCCGAGCGTCAAGGAGAAGGTACCGATCGTCCACGAGCGGTAG
- a CDS encoding carbohydrate ABC transporter permease, with product MSIATRITGRFQRLKGVTSGYAERESLEGVLFALPYLVVFSLFLLYPLLKGLYMSFFDWNAIYPSESEFIGFGNYARMLSDPLFWTSVKNTVYFVVLTVPTLVVLALFLALGVNRNVKGKKALRAVFFSPYILTVSVVTLIWLEIYGAQYGLLNYYLGLIVANPPDLLNSELFAMPAIALTTIWWTLGFNFVILFSARQSIPGRLYEAAKIDGAGSWNTLRDITLPQMKPALLFVTVVQFIASFQVFGQVFIMTGGGPGNSTETIVMYLYDIAFQSHEFGYAATVGYFLFVVLVGVSLVNYLVIGRNDE from the coding sequence CGGGTACGCCGAACGGGAGTCGCTCGAGGGCGTCCTCTTCGCCCTCCCGTACCTCGTGGTGTTCTCGCTGTTCCTCCTCTATCCGCTGTTGAAGGGGCTCTACATGAGTTTCTTCGACTGGAACGCGATCTACCCCTCCGAGTCGGAGTTCATCGGGTTCGGTAACTACGCCCGGATGCTGTCGGACCCGCTGTTCTGGACCTCGGTGAAGAACACGGTGTACTTCGTCGTCCTGACCGTCCCGACGCTGGTCGTCCTGGCGCTGTTCCTGGCGCTGGGCGTCAACCGGAACGTGAAGGGGAAGAAGGCGCTCCGCGCGGTCTTCTTCAGCCCGTACATCCTGACGGTGTCGGTCGTGACGCTCATCTGGCTCGAGATCTACGGCGCTCAGTACGGCCTGCTCAACTACTATCTCGGGCTGATCGTGGCGAACCCGCCGGATCTGCTCAACTCGGAACTCTTCGCGATGCCGGCCATCGCGCTGACGACCATCTGGTGGACGCTCGGGTTCAACTTCGTCATCCTGTTCTCGGCCCGCCAGAGCATCCCCGGCCGGCTGTACGAGGCCGCGAAGATCGACGGTGCCGGAAGCTGGAACACGCTCAGGGACATCACGCTGCCGCAGATGAAGCCGGCGCTGTTGTTCGTGACCGTCGTCCAGTTCATCGCGTCGTTCCAGGTGTTCGGACAGGTGTTCATCATGACCGGCGGGGGACCGGGGAACTCGACGGAGACGATCGTGATGTACCTGTACGACATCGCCTTCCAGAGCCACGAGTTCGGCTACGCCGCCACCGTCGGTTACTTCCTGTTCGTCGTGCTCGTCGGCGTCTCGCTCGTGAACTACCTCGTCATCGGGAGGAACGATGAGTAA
- a CDS encoding aldo/keto reductase: MEYVSLGSTGTKVSPLCFGTWRFGHESDGTLETDRDTAHELLDAFAERGGNFIDTANGYGGGLSEEWIGDWLAERDREDFVIASKVYWTMESPVSENLSRKTIRAEIEGTLDRLGTDYLDVYYIHRWDDETPIEETLSTLNGLVEEGRVNYLGASSMAAWKLTKALWRSDVHDWERFEVTQPKFNAAHRDEVAEYLEVCADQDLAVCPWSPLEEGFLTGKYERDGESPAGSRGDRYSWTDRFDDRQWRTLDAVRAVAEEEGATPAQVALRWLMDRTAFTCVPIVGARSVEQLDENVDAVDVSLSDDQRDRITAAYDEHDR; encoded by the coding sequence ATGGAGTACGTCTCCCTCGGTTCCACCGGCACGAAGGTATCACCGCTCTGCTTCGGTACGTGGCGATTCGGCCACGAGTCCGACGGCACCCTCGAGACCGACCGCGACACGGCCCACGAACTGCTCGACGCGTTCGCCGAACGGGGTGGAAACTTCATCGACACGGCGAACGGCTACGGCGGCGGCCTGAGCGAGGAGTGGATCGGCGACTGGCTCGCGGAGCGCGACCGCGAGGACTTCGTGATCGCCTCGAAGGTGTACTGGACGATGGAGTCCCCGGTGAGCGAGAACCTCTCGCGGAAGACGATCCGCGCCGAGATCGAGGGGACGCTCGACCGCCTCGGCACCGACTACCTCGACGTCTACTACATCCACCGCTGGGACGACGAGACGCCGATCGAGGAGACGCTCTCGACGCTGAACGGCCTCGTCGAGGAGGGGCGGGTGAACTACCTCGGCGCGTCGTCGATGGCGGCGTGGAAGCTGACGAAGGCGCTCTGGAGGAGCGACGTGCACGACTGGGAGCGCTTCGAGGTCACCCAGCCGAAGTTCAACGCGGCCCACCGCGACGAGGTGGCGGAGTACCTCGAGGTCTGCGCCGATCAGGACCTCGCGGTCTGCCCGTGGTCGCCTCTGGAGGAGGGCTTTCTCACCGGCAAGTACGAGCGCGACGGCGAGAGCCCGGCCGGGTCGCGCGGCGACCGCTACTCGTGGACCGACCGCTTCGACGACCGGCAGTGGCGGACCCTCGACGCCGTCCGCGCGGTCGCGGAGGAGGAGGGGGCGACGCCCGCGCAGGTCGCGCTCCGCTGGCTGATGGACCGGACGGCGTTCACGTGCGTCCCGATCGTCGGCGCGAGGAGCGTCGAACAACTGGACGAGAACGTCGACGCGGTCGACGTCTCGCTCTCCGACGACCAGCGCGACCGCATCACCGCCGCCTACGACGAGCACGACCGGTAA
- a CDS encoding carbohydrate ABC transporter permease, which translates to MSNRSEPSVAGRIDVGSIRTAGVYVALYGTAFLFVVPYLWMLSTSVKPRDQLFSQVPHWIPSTITFEWYRQVLAGSIIETWMLNTILIATATTVIVLVFDSLIAFSLTRLDWPGKNVVLTVIVASFMVPAYVNIVPLYTLVADLGLLSSYWGVVLPLTAGPLGVFLLVQFFRDFPDEIEEAARLDGFSSLQIYLRILLPLMKSPLTALALFTFVTTWNQFLWPLLVLQSEGSYTLAIGLVTLTSTNVFQPGLTMAATLIASLPLFVVFLLLQDYLIDAVQIQGTTG; encoded by the coding sequence ATGAGTAACCGAAGCGAACCGAGCGTCGCGGGCCGCATCGACGTCGGATCGATCCGAACCGCCGGCGTGTACGTCGCGCTGTACGGGACGGCGTTTCTCTTCGTCGTCCCGTACCTGTGGATGCTGTCCACGTCGGTGAAGCCGAGAGACCAGTTGTTCTCGCAGGTCCCCCACTGGATCCCGAGCACGATCACGTTCGAGTGGTACCGGCAGGTGCTCGCGGGGTCGATCATCGAGACGTGGATGCTCAACACGATCCTGATCGCGACCGCGACGACGGTGATCGTGCTCGTGTTCGACTCGCTCATCGCGTTCTCGCTCACCCGCCTCGACTGGCCGGGGAAGAACGTCGTGCTGACGGTCATCGTCGCGAGCTTCATGGTGCCGGCGTACGTCAATATCGTGCCGCTCTACACGCTCGTCGCCGATCTCGGCCTCCTCAGCAGCTACTGGGGGGTCGTCCTCCCCCTGACGGCGGGACCGCTCGGGGTCTTCCTCCTGGTACAGTTCTTCCGGGACTTCCCCGACGAGATCGAGGAGGCGGCGCGGCTGGACGGCTTCTCGTCGCTCCAGATCTACCTGCGGATCCTGCTCCCGCTGATGAAGTCGCCGCTGACGGCGCTCGCGCTGTTCACGTTCGTCACGACGTGGAACCAGTTCCTCTGGCCGCTGCTCGTGTTGCAGTCGGAGGGATCGTACACGCTCGCCATCGGGCTGGTGACGCTCACCAGCACGAACGTCTTCCAGCCGGGGCTGACGATGGCGGCGACGCTCATCGCGTCGCTCCCGCTGTTCGTGGTGTTCCTGCTGCTGCAGGACTACCTGATCGACGCGGTGCAGATCCAGGGGACGACCGGATGA
- a CDS encoding family 43 glycosylhydrolase codes for MRRRQLLRTLGCASTPAVAGCSGALESVTPETETYSNPVFEPIFADPTALRTEDGTYYAYATGDDWYDGEGTRLVPIVRSTDLVRWEYVGEALTERPDWKDEGGIWAPGIARHRGRYLLYYSVSVWGDPNPGIGVAVADSPAGPFEDRGKLFTSEEIGVENSIDPFFYVDEGVPYLFWGSFHGIYGVELAADGLSVAGEPFQIAGDAFEGPFVFERDDRYYLFGSVGSCCEGMTSTYHVTVGRSESLRGPYLDADGTDLMTGAGRLVVEGTETFVGPGHNTVVRDDAGDDWMLYHAYEDPNYFVQSTPRRSLMLDRLVWRDGFPTVEGQAPSAEAPVPSARK; via the coding sequence ATGAGACGACGGCAACTACTGCGTACGCTCGGCTGCGCCTCGACGCCGGCGGTGGCGGGCTGTTCGGGGGCGCTGGAATCCGTGACGCCCGAGACGGAGACGTACTCGAACCCGGTCTTCGAACCGATCTTCGCCGACCCGACGGCGCTCCGGACCGAGGACGGCACCTACTACGCCTACGCGACGGGCGACGACTGGTACGACGGCGAGGGGACGCGTCTCGTCCCCATCGTCCGCTCGACCGACCTCGTGCGCTGGGAGTACGTCGGCGAGGCGCTGACCGAGCGCCCCGACTGGAAGGACGAGGGGGGCATCTGGGCCCCCGGAATCGCCCGCCACCGCGGTCGCTATCTGCTCTACTACTCGGTGTCGGTCTGGGGCGACCCCAACCCGGGCATCGGCGTCGCGGTCGCCGATTCCCCGGCGGGACCGTTCGAGGACCGGGGGAAGCTGTTCACCAGCGAGGAGATCGGCGTCGAGAACTCCATCGATCCCTTCTTCTACGTGGACGAGGGCGTGCCCTACCTGTTCTGGGGGAGTTTCCACGGGATCTACGGCGTCGAACTCGCCGCCGACGGGCTGTCCGTCGCGGGCGAACCGTTCCAGATCGCGGGCGACGCGTTCGAGGGACCGTTCGTCTTCGAGCGCGACGACCGGTACTACCTCTTCGGCTCGGTCGGCTCCTGCTGCGAGGGGATGACGAGCACGTACCACGTGACGGTCGGGCGATCGGAGTCGCTGCGGGGGCCGTACCTCGACGCCGACGGGACCGACCTGATGACGGGAGCGGGACGCCTCGTCGTCGAGGGGACCGAGACGTTCGTCGGACCGGGCCACAACACCGTCGTTCGCGACGACGCGGGCGACGACTGGATGCTGTACCACGCCTACGAGGACCCGAACTACTTCGTCCAGAGCACGCCCCGACGCTCGCTCATGCTCGACAGGCTCGTCTGGAGGGACGGCTTTCCCACCGTCGAAGGGCAGGCCCCCTCGGCGGAAGCGCCCGTTCCGAGCGCACGGAAGTGA